The following proteins come from a genomic window of Daphnia magna isolate NIES unplaced genomic scaffold, ASM2063170v1.1 Dm_contigs083, whole genome shotgun sequence:
- the LOC123477558 gene encoding uncharacterized protein LOC123477558 — protein MAALAVNHRATTPYHPQSNGLVERLNHTLADMMSMEAILPIDVMMNGNPNPVKHDGQDEVVKKLGEAQQVVAQWLHRVQEKQKDAYDAGRRVATDFKVGDEVLVYKPFRKIGRSEKLLHRWRGPYVVVRETSSLNYEVKLPRARKSEIVHVVSMKKFARGSPEVTDRPNEENFLGDTLPVTPPLEGVNGQ, from the exons ATGGCCGCTCTGGCGGTAAACCACCGAGCTACTACTCCATACCATCCGCAGTCAAATGGTTTAGTGGAGAGGTTAAACCATACTTTGGCAGACATGATGTCAAT GGAGGCAATACTACCCATAGATGTCATGATGAATGGGAACCCGAATCCGGTGAAACATGACGGGCAAGACGAGGTGGTGAAAAAACTGGGGGAAGCTCAGCAAGTGGTGGCCCAATGGCTACATAGagtgcaagaaaaacaaaaggacgcTTATGATGCAGGACGAAGAGTGGCAACAGATTTCAAGGTTGGGGATGAAGTCCTGGTGTATAAACCGTTTCGCAAAATAGGGCGGTCTGAAAAGTTGCTACATCGATGGCGAGGACCCTACGTGGTTGTCCGTGAAACTTCGTCGTTAAATTACGAGGTAAAGTTGCCACGGGCGCgtaaatcagaaattgttCACGTGGTCAGCATGAAAAAATTTGCTAGAGGTTCGCCAGAGGTGACAGATAGGCCTAACGAAGAAAACTTCCTAGGAGATACTTTACCAGTAACTCCGCCACTGGAGGGAGTCAACGGCCAGTAA